The Methanocella arvoryzae MRE50 DNA window CCGCTGAACTCGTGGGGATACCTGTTTGCATGAGTCGGATTCAGGCCTACTGTTTCGAGTAACTGGGCTACTTTTCTGTCCAGTTCTTCACCCTTTTTCATGCCGTTGATGATGAGGGGCTCCGCGACAATGTCCTTTACGAGCATCCGGGGGTTAAGAGATGAGTTGGGGTCCTGGAACACGATCTGCATGTTCTGCCTGAGCTTCCGGAGATCTGCCCTGTTGCAGCAGATCAGGTCGGTGCCCTCAAACAGCACTTCGCCACTCGTGGGCGGGGTGAGCATCAGAATACTGCGCCCCACTGTCGTCTTGCCGCACCCGCTCTCGCCCACCAGGCCGAGCGTCTCTCCCTTCTTGATATAGAAGCTCACTCCGTCGACCGCTTTGACATTTTCGACGGTCCTCGAGAAGATTCCGCCTTGAATCGGGAAGTAGACCTTCAGGTCTTTGATCTCTATCAGTTTTTCAGACATCATCTCAGCTCCGGCGTGCTGTCATACAGGTGGCAGGCCACATAGTGGTTTTCGCCGATGTTTTTCAGCAGAGGCTTTTCTTTCTTACAGATGTCCATGCACTTGCTGCACCTCGGGTGGAACCTGCAGCCGGTGGGCGGCTGTATCAGGTTGGGCACGGAACCGGGGATCGTATCCAGCTTCTGTCTTGAGGTCAGGTTGATCTTGGGGATAGAGCCGATTAAGCCCGTTGTGTATGGGTGTGCAGGCTTAAAGAAGATGCTATTGACATCTGCCAGCTCGACGATCGTTCCAGCGTACATGACGCCCACTCTGTCACAAACATCTGATACAACGCCCAGATCGTGGGTGATCAGCAGAATGGATGTGCCTATCCTCTGCTTTAGATCCTTCATCAGCTCGAGGATCTGGGCCTGGATGGTCACGTCCAGCGCCGTCGTCGGCTCGTCGGCTATAAGCAGCGCCGGGTTGCAGGCAAGCGCCATCGAAATCATCGCTCTCTGGAGCATACCTCCGGAAAGCTCATGCGGGTGGCTGTTCGCTACCCTTTCAGGGGCAGGTATGCCCGTGAAAGCCAGCATTTCGACAGCCTTCTTCCACGCTGCCTTCTGATCCAGCTTCTGGTGGAGGATAAGGACCTCTGCGATCTGGCTGCCTATGGTAAAGACCGGGTTGAACGAGGTCATCGGCTCCTGGAAGATCATCGATATCTTATTGCCTCTGATAGATCGCATTTCTTTTTCAGAAAGTTTTATGAGGTCTTTGCCGTTGAAGAGAATGCTACCTTCGTCGATCTTTCCCGGGTTCTGGATGAGCCGGATCAGGGAAAGTGCCGTTACTGATTTTCCGCAGCCTGTCTCGCCCACAAGGCCCAGAGTCTCACCTTTGTAGATGTCGAGGTTGATGCCGTCCAGTGCCTTGACGACACCTGTATATGTGTAGAAGTTAGTCTTCAGGCCTTTAATACTGATTAAGACTTCTGACATAGTTCAAGCCTCCTACCTTCTCTGCCTCGGGTCGAGGATATCTCTCAAGCCATCGCCGAACAGGTTGAAGCCCAGACAAACGATCAGGATAGCGAGCCCAGGGAAGGTGGCCATCCAGGGCTGATTCAGCATATATGCTGCACCCTCCGAGATCATTCTTCCCCACTCTGCCTGGCCTGGCTTTGCGCCGAACCCGATGAAACTCAGGCCTGCGGCGACCAGGATGACATTACCGAGGTCCATGGTTGCCTGTACGATGATGGGCGAAAAGCTGTTGGGCGCCAGGTGCTTTGTTATGATCCTGAAGTCGCTGGCTCCGATGGCCCGGGCTGCTTCTATGTATTTACGCTCTCTGATCGATAGTGCCTGTCCTCTAACAAGGCGAGCATATGCCGGCCACCAGACTATCGTCATCGCAAGCATGACGTTCTCGATGCTTCTGCCCAGGGACGCGCAGATGACCATTGCCAGCACGAGGCTGGGGAATGCGAGGAATATATCTGTGACCCTCATCATCAGCTCGTCGATTTTTCCACCGTAGTAGCCTGAAATAGCACCTACCAGCGTACCTAATATGATGGCGACTGATAC harbors:
- a CDS encoding ABC transporter permease, encoding MAVETQDVITGQKKKGSIIKNWSEKNESRIKEIKHSIRLFTKSPLAMLGLVIIVMFLLVAIFAPYIAPYGAEERNWKELKQPPSEKHIFGTDDTGGDIFSRIIYGSRTSLYIGFSVVSVAIILGTLVGAISGYYGGKIDELMMRVTDIFLAFPSLVLAMVICASLGRSIENVMLAMTIVWWPAYARLVRGQALSIRERKYIEAARAIGASDFRIITKHLAPNSFSPIIVQATMDLGNVILVAAGLSFIGFGAKPGQAEWGRMISEGAAYMLNQPWMATFPGLAILIVCLGFNLFGDGLRDILDPRQRR
- a CDS encoding ABC transporter ATP-binding protein, giving the protein MSEVLISIKGLKTNFYTYTGVVKALDGINLDIYKGETLGLVGETGCGKSVTALSLIRLIQNPGKIDEGSILFNGKDLIKLSEKEMRSIRGNKISMIFQEPMTSFNPVFTIGSQIAEVLILHQKLDQKAAWKKAVEMLAFTGIPAPERVANSHPHELSGGMLQRAMISMALACNPALLIADEPTTALDVTIQAQILELMKDLKQRIGTSILLITHDLGVVSDVCDRVGVMYAGTIVELADVNSIFFKPAHPYTTGLIGSIPKINLTSRQKLDTIPGSVPNLIQPPTGCRFHPRCSKCMDICKKEKPLLKNIGENHYVACHLYDSTPELR